A genome region from Salvelinus alpinus chromosome 26, SLU_Salpinus.1, whole genome shotgun sequence includes the following:
- the LOC139554805 gene encoding mucin-7-like, whose amino-acid sequence AAPTTTTAAPTTTTAAPTTTTAAPITTTAAPTTTTAAPTTTTAAPTTTTVAPPTTTAAPTTTTAAPTTTTAAPTTTTAAPTTTTAAPTTANAAPTTANAAPTTTATTEAPTTSTTATPATTTAAPTTTAAPTTSTAASKTTAAPTTTTAAPTTTTAAPTTTTAAPTTTTAAPTTTTAAPTTTTAAPTT is encoded by the coding sequence gcagcacctactacgacaactgcagctcctactacgaccactgcagctcctactacgaccactgcagctcctattacgaccactgcagctcctactacgaccactgcagctcctactacgaccactgcagctcctactacgaccactgtagctcctcctacgaccactgcagctcctactacgaccactgcagctcctactacaacaactgcagcacctacaaccacaactgcagcacctacaaccacaactgcagcacctactactgcaaatgcagctcctactactgcaaatgcagctcctactacgacagctacaactgaagctcctacgacctctacaacagcaacacctgcaacgacaactgcagctcctacgacaactgcagcacctactacgtcaACTGCAGCATCCaaaacaactgcagcacctactacgacaactgcagcacctactacgacaactgcagcacctactacgacaactgcagcacctactacgacaactgcagctcctacgacgaccactgcagcacctactacgacaactgcagcacctactacg